The nucleotide sequence GCCAAATGGGTAACAAAGTCGGCTAATCCATCGCTGTACTCATGCACCACACGGCGATAGGAACCATCTTCAAGTGGCTCGCGTTCATCGATGAGTTCTATTCGCAGCCCTGCTTTGAGGAAGGCTGTGTCACGGATACGCGTTTCAATGCGATCCCATTCAAGGGTGACGGTTTCAAAAATCTTGGGATCGGGCCAAAAGGTGATGGAGGTTCCCGTCTCATCGTCCTTACCCAAGTCCGCAATGGCTGTTGGGGGGCTTTGTGGTTCAGAGCCGATGTATTCCTGTTGCCACACGTGCTCATCACGACGTACTTCAGCGATCAGTCGTGTGGAGAGGGCGTTGACAACACTGACCCCTACCCCGTGCAGCCCACCTGAAACCTTGTAGGCCTGTGAGTCGAATTTGCCGCCGGCATGGAGTTCGGTAAGTACTAATTCAAGGGCGCTCCGGCCAGTCGAGTGACGTGCGACAGGGATACCTCGCCCGTTGTCATCCACCCGGACCCCGCCGTCACTGCGCAGCGTGACAACAATATGATCGCAGTAGCCCGCCATCGCTTCGTCCACACTGTTGTCCACGATCTCCCATATCAGATGGTGGAGCCCACGAACACCGGTGTCACCGATATACATCCCGGGGCGAACACGTACCGCTTCTAGCCCCTCAAGTGCAGTGATTTGATCTGCACCATAATCCTGAGAACTCATGTATGTCCTTAAAATCGCAAGAATTTAGGCCTCTCGCGCTTGTTTAGTTAGGTGCCCGATTATACACCCTAACCCTCTTGTTTATCCTTAGACACGCAATGAAGGCTATCTTTGCTGGTCAGAGCATTTTAGTAAATGGTGGGTTAAATATCGCTACCGTTCAACGTAGACCCGGATGCGGCTGACTAATGATTCACCCAAATAGTTGTTCACGTTGGCCACCAACTGAGGTTCCATATATTTCAGGCTTGTCGCCCAATCAGACCGTGTCACGGCGACCACGAGCACACCACCTTGAAGGCGGACGGGATGACTGTATTGAGCTACATCCTTACCCGCTATCTCTGCCCAGGATTCAAATACTCGTGCATTACGCAGCTTTGGCCCCCAATGGTGCTCATTGACGAGGTGTTGCACGATCATGCTGGCCGAAGCCAGATTCGATTTTCGTATGCGAAGGGAACCCATACCAACAGGATACGAGGTTAGAGAAGTACCTGGCCGCCCTCAATCATGATCGTCGGGGCATCAACGGGCACCGGCGTACCGGTGGCGACGGTCATGATGACTTGGTCAAAATCCACACATCGCTGTGCCAAACGTTCGGCACGGTACTGATCAAGCTCGGCAAACACATCATCGAGAATCAGAATTGGCTGATCCCCAGTCTCTGCAATAATGCCTACGGTGGCCAGTTTTAATCCAAGGGCCAATGACCACAGCTCACCGTGGCTCGCAAAGTCTTTCGCCGGTAGCTCTCCCAACCTGATAAAGAGATCATCACGTTGCGGCCCTACCAAGGTGACCCCACGACGGCGCTCATCATCAGCTTTTTGCATCAAGGCTGCCTGAAGCTGATCTTGGATATCCCTTGCCGATGGTAATGCCGCATCAGAATGAGCGGTAATACGCTCACCAGTAGCCATCACGTAGTCCAATGTGGGTAGCCGGTGAACATCTTGACTCGGACTCGCCGATACCAAGTCCCCATAGGCTTCAATGAGCGGTGCCGCCAAAGCATTCACCCCGGCAATACGAGCCGCCGTAACAAGGGCTGCATGATGCAGCCATGTCTCCGTGTACGCCGCGAGGACATCTTCGTCTATAGCCTGTCCACGGGCATCTTTTAACAGCGCGTTACGCTGACGCAGCGCTTTATCCGCATCAGCTAACACACCTTTATACGATGCACGACGGCTCCCAAGAAGCTGATCAAGGAACCGTCTGCGATCATTTGGTTCGCCGCGCACCAACGCTATGTCTTCCGGAGCTAACATGACCATACGGATCAGGCCAATGGCCTCCCCCATTGACGGTACGACCACATCATTGACCGCTGCGCGATTTTTTCCCGGATTCAATTCAACCGTAACGACCAGACGTGCCTGAGCATCCGTAACCGCTTCTGCTCGAATCAATGCCCGTTCAGCAGATTGGCGAATAAGCGCTCGGTCATTGCTGGTGCGGTGACTTGACCCGACACCCAAATAGTGGATCGCTTCAACAAGGTTTGTTTTACCTTGGGCATTTGCACCTGACACCACAACAGGACCAGGCCCCAACGTGAGTTGGGTGGCCTGGTGGTTACGGACATCAGTTAGTCCGAGTTTTGAGAGGTACACCTCAAGTGCGGACCGGCATTAACAAGTACAAGGACTCAGTTACGGTCTTATCCTCTTCTTCACCGTCGACAAGCTTCGCAGGCCGAATGACCGCTGGTTTTAAATCATCGTTGAATGCGAAATCAACCATATCGTCATGAATGACATCCAACCCCTCAAGGAGGAACCGCGGGTTAAAGGCGATACGAATGGGTTCCCCACTCAATACGGCAGACAAACTCTCATTTGCTCGACCCGATTCAGATGAGTCGGCAGCCACATGCACCGTGTCTTCTTGAACATCAAAAATGACTGGTGTCATCGTTCGTTCTGCCTCACCGATCACGCTCACGCGCTTGACGACATTCGCCAACGCTGCGCGGTCAATACGTAAATGCCGCTGTGCGTTCGTCGGGATGAGCTGCCGGTATGCCGGATACTTGCCCTCAAGCAAGGTTGTGACGAGGCGACGATCGCTGAACTGGAAGACCGCATGGGTTGGTGTCAATACCATCGTGACTTCGCCACCAAGGGCATCAGCAGCACTCTTGGCTTGATCCATTGCCTTCTTGGTTACCAGTGCTGCCATCTCATCCGGTGAGTTCACTGCGATAGACCGCACACTCAAGCGATAGGAATCTGTGGCAGCGCCAGTCAACACACCGTCAGCGAGTTCTATGCGAACCCCTGTGAGGGCCACGCGTACATCCTCACTCGATACGGCCTTAATGACCTGACCAACCGTGTCAGAGAAAGCTTTGGCGTTGAGAATCACCTGACCAGCCTGCTCCGTTGGAGTAGGAATCTGAGGGAAGTCCTCAATCTGCATCATACGCAAGGTGTATTTGGCTCGCGCGCACACAATCTCTAAGCGATCACTATCAACTGACACATTCACGGCATCGCTTGGTAACCGTGATGCAACATCACGGAGCAGCTTGCCTTGAACAAGGGCAGAACCATCACGTTGCCCTTGAACCTGCAAGGTCACCTCCGATGACATGTTGCCGTCAGTGGAGGTGAGCACAAGCACATCACCTGACAACGTGAGCTTGATACCCGCAAGTGCAGGAAGGCTGGACCGTTCACCGACAGTTCGGTAAATCCACTTGATGGCTTCTTCAAAACTGTCACGTTCAATACGGAACTGCATGCTCTACCTCCAGGAGTGTCATCATGAGATAACTCTCTTATATATGTAAATAGGTCGTAGTAGTAGGGGCGCATCCATCCTGTGGAAAAGTGCCGTCGAGACGGAAGTCATCTCAGTTTTGGCTGTGGACTCACATGGGGAGGATTTGGGTTGCCGCAATGGTATTACATGGATGCCACAAACGATAACTAAATACCATCAATGTAATTTGTTTATTTGCACATTTTATTAACAGGGATATTCCTCACTATTCCACAGTTTTTCAACAGGTATTGGCCTCCTGATCCGAATTTGACTTGGTAGTCGAGCCTATTCAGGCCTAAACTCATGCCCGCAACGCAGGCAAGGATGACTGAGGATTACGAGATCAGTGGAACGAGCTGAACTGACACGAGTGTGGGAAGCCGCGTGCGAGGATCTCAAAGCTCAAGACCTC is from Stomatohabitans albus and encodes:
- the recF gene encoding DNA replication/repair protein RecF (All proteins in this family for which functions are known are DNA-binding proteins that assist the filamentation of RecA onto DNA for the initiation of recombination or recombinational repair.); amino-acid sequence: MYLSKLGLTDVRNHQATQLTLGPGPVVVSGANAQGKTNLVEAIHYLGVGSSHRTSNDRALIRQSAERALIRAEAVTDAQARLVVTVELNPGKNRAAVNDVVVPSMGEAIGLIRMVMLAPEDIALVRGEPNDRRRFLDQLLGSRRASYKGVLADADKALRQRNALLKDARGQAIDEDVLAAYTETWLHHAALVTAARIAGVNALAAPLIEAYGDLVSASPSQDVHRLPTLDYVMATGERITAHSDAALPSARDIQDQLQAALMQKADDERRRGVTLVGPQRDDLFIRLGELPAKDFASHGELWSLALGLKLATVGIIAETGDQPILILDDVFAELDQYRAERLAQRCVDFDQVIMTVATGTPVPVDAPTIMIEGGQVLL
- the dnaN gene encoding DNA polymerase III subunit beta gives rise to the protein MQFRIERDSFEEAIKWIYRTVGERSSLPALAGIKLTLSGDVLVLTSTDGNMSSEVTLQVQGQRDGSALVQGKLLRDVASRLPSDAVNVSVDSDRLEIVCARAKYTLRMMQIEDFPQIPTPTEQAGQVILNAKAFSDTVGQVIKAVSSEDVRVALTGVRIELADGVLTGAATDSYRLSVRSIAVNSPDEMAALVTKKAMDQAKSAADALGGEVTMVLTPTHAVFQFSDRRLVTTLLEGKYPAYRQLIPTNAQRHLRIDRAALANVVKRVSVIGEAERTMTPVIFDVQEDTVHVAADSSESGRANESLSAVLSGEPIRIAFNPRFLLEGLDVIHDDMVDFAFNDDLKPAVIRPAKLVDGEEEDKTVTESLYLLMPVRT
- a CDS encoding DUF721 domain-containing protein, translating into MGSLRIRKSNLASASMIVQHLVNEHHWGPKLRNARVFESWAEIAGKDVAQYSHPVRLQGGVLVVAVTRSDWATSLKYMEPQLVANVNNYLGESLVSRIRVYVER